In Spinacia oleracea cultivar Varoflay chromosome 5, BTI_SOV_V1, whole genome shotgun sequence, a single window of DNA contains:
- the LOC130461558 gene encoding uncharacterized protein, with amino-acid sequence MSVIWESAVIMYVVGDRPSIGAVIRFVEKDWNIVSKPQVLLHEEGYFVIKFASKKERDSILMAGPHSFFGKPVIVKPWSPEFNFQAEVLRVVPIWVRFPNLPLNCWGPGSLSRIGSLLGVPLFADECTTCQQRISFARILIEIDVTKSLPRNFMLKDPTGKTFKQQVDYDWLPPFCPTCKMIGHVCGKDKKNTTRLVPAAHAQKKVQKVWVPKQVVVVEEPKQASESVNVMVEDETSNEMDTSMDSVITPKAPIQDDGWRVVSRRRKVTSSPVHNTGLAQVGYAGEDGGEIGAPSHIPP; translated from the coding sequence ATGTCAGTAATATGGGAATCTGCAGTCATTATGTATGTGGTGGGGGATAGACCGTCGATTGGGGCTGTTATTAGGTTTGTTGAGAAGGATTGGAATATTGTTTCAAAACCCCAGGTGCTGCTTCACGAGGAGGGCTATTTTGTTATCAAATTTGCCTCTAAGAAAGAAAGGGACTCAATCTTGATGGCTGGACCTCATTCTTTCTTTGGTAAACCAGTAATTGTTAAGCCCTGGTCACCAGAGTTTAATTTTCAGGCTGAAGTGTTAAGAGTTGTGCCAATTTGGGTCAGATTCCCTAATCTTCCTTTAAACTGTTGGGGACCTGGATCTTTGAGTAGAATAGGAAGTTTGCTTGGTGTGCCTCTCTTTGCTGATGAGTGTACCACTTGTCAGCAGAGAATTTCTTTTGCTCGAATACTTATTGAAATAGATGTCACAAAGAGCTTGCCTAGAAATTTCATGCTAAAGGATCCAACTGGTAAGACCTTCAAGCAACAAGTAGACTATGATTGGTTGCCACCATTCTGCCCTACTTGcaagatgataggacatgttTGTGGCAAAGATAAGAAGAACACTACCAGACTTGTTCCTGCTGCTCATGCTCAGAAGAAGGTGCAAAAAGTTTGGGTTCCAAAGCAGGTGGTTGTTGTTGAAGAACCTAAGCAGGCTAGTGAGTCTGTGAATGTCATGGTGGAAGATGAGACTAGTAATGAGATGGATACTTCTATGGACTCAGTCATTACTCCAAAAGCTCCTATTCAAGATGATGGATGGAGGGTAGTATCAAGAAGAAGAAAGGTGACTAGCAGTCCTGTGCATAACACTGGTTTGGCTCAGGTTGGATATGCTGGTGAAGATGGTGGTGAAATAGGGGCTCCTTCACATATTCCACCATGA